A part of Marinobacter psychrophilus genomic DNA contains:
- a CDS encoding STAS domain-containing protein translates to MAGYKILQAEEKGIYVLRFVGEIRLNLCSTLDNLVESITQDPNFRTVVIDLSETEVIDSTTLGLLAKIALAAKKQSGCTPSLISTHPDITRIIVSMGFDSIFIIVSEPVSSMERLEEIPELKASEQQVRDKVLEAHKILMSMNSHNREEFKNLVHALECQETG, encoded by the coding sequence ATGGCTGGTTATAAAATTCTGCAAGCGGAAGAAAAAGGCATTTATGTCTTGAGGTTTGTTGGTGAAATACGCCTAAATCTGTGCTCGACGCTGGACAACTTGGTTGAATCCATTACTCAGGATCCCAATTTCAGAACCGTGGTCATCGATTTGTCTGAAACGGAAGTCATCGACAGCACAACTCTGGGACTTTTGGCAAAAATAGCATTGGCTGCCAAAAAACAGAGCGGATGCACGCCCAGCCTGATTTCCACCCACCCGGATATCACACGCATCATCGTTTCGATGGGTTTCGACAGTATTTTTATTATTGTCAGCGAGCCGGTCTCCAGCATGGAGCGCCTGGAAGAAATTCCGGAGTTGAAGGCGAGTGAACAACAGGTTCGCGACAAAGTACTGGAAGCCCATAAAATACTGATGAGTATGAACAGTCACAATCGGGAAGAATTCAAGAATCTGGTTCACGCCCTGGAATGCCAAGAAACCGGCTGA
- a CDS encoding electron transfer flavoprotein-ubiquinone oxidoreductase → MERESMEFDVLIVGGGPAGLSAACRLMQLAQDASQELTVCVVEKGSEIGAHILAGTVFEPTALNELFPNWKELGAPLNTPVTRDDIFLLKDQEKATKIPNAFVPKNMHNHGNYIISLGNFCRWLGERAEELGVEVYPGFAASETIVEDGQVKGIITGDMGVARDGSHKDSYMPGMELRAKYTLFTEGSRGHLGKRLINEFKLDAGKDPQHYGLGIKELWDIDPAKHEPGLVVHTTGWPLSESNSTGGSFLYHLEGGQVYVGLITDLNYSNPHLSPFDEMQRIKHHPEIKKHLEGGKRVSYGARSITKGGFNCLPKMSFPGGLLLGCNAGTLTFSKIKGSHTAMKSGMIGAEAVFEALNAGKSGEEITSFEDRFKDSWLYKELYKDRNFGPSIHKFGPIIGGGLAYLEQNILGRSLPFTLHDTVADHNTMKLAADCKSISYPKPDNRLTFDKLTSVFISNTNHEEDQPVHLQLKDPSIPIEHNLPKYNEAAQRYCPAGVYEVVAAEDGSGKRFQINAQNCVHCKTCDIKDPSQNITWVTPAGGGGPNYPNM, encoded by the coding sequence GTGGAACGCGAATCGATGGAGTTTGATGTCCTGATCGTCGGTGGTGGTCCTGCTGGCCTTTCGGCGGCCTGCCGCCTAATGCAACTCGCCCAGGATGCAAGCCAGGAATTAACGGTTTGCGTGGTGGAAAAAGGCTCCGAAATCGGCGCCCATATCTTGGCCGGTACCGTTTTTGAGCCAACCGCTTTGAACGAGCTATTTCCAAATTGGAAGGAGCTGGGCGCACCGTTGAACACTCCGGTCACCCGTGATGATATTTTCCTGCTTAAAGATCAGGAAAAGGCCACAAAGATACCCAATGCTTTTGTGCCAAAGAATATGCACAACCACGGCAACTACATTATTAGCTTGGGTAATTTTTGCCGCTGGCTGGGTGAGCGTGCCGAAGAGCTCGGTGTTGAGGTCTATCCCGGTTTCGCGGCTTCGGAAACAATTGTTGAAGACGGCCAGGTGAAAGGCATTATTACCGGTGATATGGGCGTCGCCCGTGATGGCAGCCATAAAGACAGTTACATGCCCGGAATGGAGCTGCGCGCTAAATATACCTTGTTCACAGAAGGTAGCCGTGGTCACTTGGGCAAACGGTTGATCAACGAATTCAAACTAGACGCTGGCAAGGATCCCCAGCACTACGGTCTTGGCATTAAAGAGCTGTGGGACATAGATCCAGCCAAACACGAACCGGGCCTGGTCGTGCACACCACGGGCTGGCCATTGAGTGAAAGTAACTCTACCGGCGGTTCCTTCCTGTATCACCTTGAGGGTGGCCAGGTGTATGTGGGCCTGATTACCGATTTGAACTACAGCAACCCTCACCTGAGCCCGTTTGATGAAATGCAGCGGATCAAACACCATCCGGAAATCAAAAAGCATCTGGAAGGCGGCAAGCGCGTGTCTTACGGCGCCCGGTCCATCACCAAGGGCGGCTTTAATTGCCTTCCCAAAATGAGTTTCCCAGGAGGCCTGCTACTGGGTTGTAACGCCGGAACCCTGACCTTCTCCAAGATTAAGGGCTCTCACACGGCCATGAAATCTGGAATGATAGGCGCAGAAGCGGTATTTGAAGCGCTGAATGCAGGTAAAAGCGGTGAGGAAATCACCAGCTTTGAAGACCGTTTCAAAGACAGCTGGCTCTATAAAGAGCTCTATAAAGACCGTAACTTCGGCCCAAGTATTCACAAATTTGGCCCGATCATTGGCGGTGGCTTGGCGTATCTGGAGCAGAATATTCTAGGCCGCAGCTTGCCTTTCACGTTGCACGACACTGTGGCCGATCACAATACGATGAAACTGGCTGCTGACTGCAAGTCGATCAGCTATCCGAAACCGGACAATCGACTGACCTTCGACAAGTTGACGTCGGTGTTTATCTCTAACACCAACCATGAAGAAGATCAGCCAGTTCACTTGCAGCTGAAAGATCCAAGCATCCCGATAGAGCACAATTTGCCGAAGTACAACGAAGCGGCTCAGCGGTATTGTCCTGCAGGCGTGTATGAGGTGGTTGCAGCGGAAGATGGCAGCGGCAAACGCTTCCAGATTAACGCGCAGAACTGCGTACACTGCAAAACCTGCGACATTAAAGACCCGTCCCAAAATATTACTTGGGTAACGCCAGCAGGCGGCGGCGGTCCAAACTACCCGAACATGTAA
- a CDS encoding FKBP-type peptidyl-prolyl cis-trans isomerase gives MAQPRVVSIHYTLTNDQGEELDSSRVEGREPLSYLEGAQNIIGGLESALNEKTVGDAMKVTVAPTEAYGEKNDELVQPVPLSAFEGVESIEPGMQFQAETPNGPQVVRVIEVGDETVTIDANHPLAGETLHFDVEVVEVRDATDEEQEHGHIN, from the coding sequence ATGGCACAACCCCGCGTTGTATCCATCCACTACACTCTCACCAATGACCAGGGAGAAGAACTGGATTCCTCCCGCGTAGAAGGTCGGGAGCCGCTGTCTTACCTGGAAGGCGCACAGAACATCATCGGTGGGCTGGAAAGCGCACTGAATGAAAAAACCGTCGGTGACGCCATGAAAGTAACAGTGGCCCCTACTGAAGCTTATGGCGAAAAGAACGACGAGCTGGTTCAGCCGGTTCCTCTCAGCGCATTCGAAGGCGTAGAGTCTATTGAACCGGGTATGCAGTTCCAGGCAGAGACGCCGAATGGCCCTCAGGTGGTACGCGTCATTGAAGTAGGTGACGAAACCGTCACTATTGATGCCAACCATCCCCTGGCTGGCGAGACCCTGCACTTTGATGTTGAAGTTGTTGAAGTTCGCGACGCAACAGACGAAGAACAGGAACACGGCCACATTAACTGA
- a CDS encoding NAD(P)H-dependent glycerol-3-phosphate dehydrogenase, producing the protein MSENTAAPEQGNSSSLPVCHDVAVLGGGSFGTAMVKVLAENGHRVHFWMRDQAQADSIRETGQNERYMPGIALAGDIEPTTDFPGAVASAEIVFVAIPSKAFRDVIHQHADCFRDGQIVVSLTKGIEAQGFKLMSEILQDEIPQCRIGVLSGPNLAAEIVNRDLTATVIASEDPEVRACVQNLLGCEYFRVYANVDMYGVELAGALKNIYAIVAGLGSALEMGENAKAMLITRGMAEMSRFAVSLGANPMTFLGLAGVGDLIVTCTSAKSRNFRIGYAIGKGKPLDEAAAELGQVAEGIYTLKLVREKSEAMGIQMPLVHGLHEILYGNASVKAVISGLMTAAQNSDVEFILPRTIV; encoded by the coding sequence ATGTCCGAAAACACAGCAGCGCCCGAGCAGGGCAACTCTTCCAGTCTGCCGGTCTGCCATGACGTAGCGGTGCTCGGCGGCGGCAGTTTCGGTACAGCCATGGTCAAGGTGCTGGCTGAAAATGGCCATAGGGTACATTTTTGGATGCGTGACCAAGCTCAAGCCGACAGCATCCGCGAAACCGGTCAAAATGAGCGCTACATGCCCGGCATTGCGCTGGCAGGTGATATAGAACCCACTACAGATTTTCCCGGCGCAGTTGCCAGCGCTGAAATTGTCTTTGTTGCAATTCCATCAAAAGCCTTTCGTGACGTTATTCACCAGCACGCCGATTGTTTCCGCGATGGCCAGATAGTCGTTAGCCTGACTAAAGGTATTGAAGCCCAGGGTTTCAAGCTAATGAGCGAGATACTGCAGGATGAAATTCCTCAATGCCGTATTGGTGTGCTCAGCGGCCCCAATTTGGCAGCGGAGATTGTAAATCGTGATCTGACCGCCACCGTCATAGCCTCAGAAGACCCAGAAGTGCGCGCCTGCGTTCAAAATCTGCTGGGCTGTGAGTATTTTCGGGTTTACGCCAACGTGGATATGTACGGTGTGGAGCTGGCGGGTGCATTGAAAAATATTTATGCCATTGTCGCCGGGCTAGGCTCTGCTCTGGAGATGGGCGAAAACGCCAAAGCCATGCTGATTACACGTGGCATGGCGGAAATGAGCCGCTTTGCAGTCAGTTTGGGGGCCAATCCTATGACCTTCCTGGGGCTTGCCGGCGTTGGTGATCTGATTGTGACCTGCACATCCGCTAAAAGCCGGAATTTCCGTATTGGTTACGCCATTGGCAAAGGCAAGCCGCTTGATGAAGCCGCGGCGGAGCTGGGGCAGGTTGCAGAGGGCATTTACACTTTGAAACTGGTGCGCGAAAAATCCGAGGCCATGGGTATTCAAATGCCGCTGGTGCACGGCTTACACGAAATTCTATATGGCAATGCGTCTGTAAAGGCTGTTATCAGCGGCTTGATGACGGCCGCGCAGAACTCCGATGTGGAGTTTATCCTGCCGCGCACCATTGTTTAA
- the sixA gene encoding phosphohistidine phosphatase SixA — translation MKLLIMRHGEAGRHAQDDQRELTDAGRQQVARVAAQLAESDSRPELIWCSPLVRARQTAAIVAEILNCPVEEKLFITPDDDPAHCLGALLANTASPLLLVSHMPLVGVLTSLLTEGDRRGAAFMTAQAVLLDMATVGPGCADLKTCFSPDLYRNDPSREVSMSQQSIDLEPLTKSVPAKGLPPLQDWHPPLSGDMEMRIDRSCQWWFKGNLIGREALVKLFSSILRLEDDGEYYLISPVEKWRIQVDDTPLLAHSLTVSGQGEQQTLTLTTNVGEILSIGADHPLQIETYGETGEPRPLIAVRHGVHARLVTAAYYELADLAVERIVDGESMVGVFSKGNFFKLTGNG, via the coding sequence ATGAAGCTTCTTATAATGCGCCACGGCGAAGCGGGCCGGCACGCACAGGATGACCAGCGCGAGCTTACCGATGCGGGCAGGCAACAGGTTGCCCGAGTAGCTGCCCAGCTAGCGGAAAGTGATAGCCGCCCTGAGCTTATATGGTGTAGCCCCTTGGTGCGTGCCCGGCAAACCGCTGCGATAGTGGCTGAAATATTGAATTGTCCGGTTGAAGAAAAGCTGTTCATTACGCCAGACGACGATCCTGCTCATTGCCTGGGCGCCTTACTGGCCAATACGGCTTCACCGTTATTGCTGGTATCGCACATGCCATTGGTAGGCGTGCTCACCAGCCTGTTGACAGAAGGCGACAGGCGTGGCGCAGCGTTCATGACAGCCCAGGCCGTGCTGCTGGATATGGCCACTGTCGGCCCCGGCTGCGCTGACCTGAAAACCTGTTTTTCACCTGACCTTTACCGCAACGACCCGTCAAGGGAGGTGTCTATGAGCCAACAGTCGATAGATCTGGAGCCGCTCACAAAGTCTGTTCCTGCCAAAGGTTTACCGCCACTTCAAGACTGGCACCCGCCGCTCTCCGGCGATATGGAAATGCGCATAGATCGTAGCTGTCAATGGTGGTTCAAAGGAAATCTTATAGGGCGCGAGGCGCTGGTGAAGCTGTTTTCCAGCATATTACGGCTAGAAGACGACGGCGAGTATTACCTGATTTCACCGGTCGAGAAATGGCGCATTCAAGTGGACGACACACCGCTGTTGGCTCATTCGTTAACGGTGAGCGGGCAGGGCGAACAACAAACGTTAACGCTAACCACCAATGTCGGAGAAATCCTCAGTATTGGCGCCGACCACCCGCTGCAAATCGAGACCTACGGGGAAACCGGTGAGCCCCGACCGTTGATAGCGGTGCGCCATGGTGTGCACGCACGACTGGTGACGGCGGCTTACTACGAATTGGCGGATTTGGCCGTTGAGCGTATAGTGGATGGAGAATCCATGGTTGGTGTGTTCAGCAAAGGAAATTTCTTTAAATTGACAGGCAACGGTTGA